Within the Arachis duranensis cultivar V14167 chromosome 10, aradu.V14167.gnm2.J7QH, whole genome shotgun sequence genome, the region TGAAACAGAATGCAACAAGAAGGACTTTCATCATTTTACACCATATGTACTTAAATTAAGTAGAGAAACTGGCTTACTAACCTTTTGCATGTCGGACATAAAATTCCAACCATGTTGTTGCACATCTCCAATGTCCTCTTGTAATAGGGTCAGAAACCACTTCCATGACTCTTTCGATTCGGACCTTGCCACAGCAAATGCAACCACATAAAACTGGTTATTTGCGTCCTGTGCCACAGCAGACAGCAATTGGCCTCCATGATAAGTCTTCAGGAATGCTCCATCCAAGTGAATCAACGGCCTGCATCCACTCTTAAATCCTCTCTTGCAGGCATCGAAGCATATATACATTTTGTCGAATGTTGGGGGTGCTTGTGGCTGGGGAATAACGTCCAACAATGCAGTAGACCTTGGATTGCTTCTATGTATCTCCATTAGATAATCTCTAAGCTTCCCATACTGTTCTACCTCGTTTTCCATGATCTTGTCTTTGGCTTCCCTCACAGCTCTGTAAACCATTTTAGGGTGTAGTACTAgatcaaactcttcttttaaaaaatcaatggCTTCGTGTGTGTTCATATGGGGATGGGTGGTCATCCTTTTCTCTACTTTTTTGCTGATCCAGTGTTGGTCAGCTGCATTGCTTCCCAGATCTCTTGCACATGTATGTTCACTCCTATAGGTTTTCACTTGGAAACACTGCAGCTGTTTATTGTATGATAGATGAGCAATCCAGGGACAATTCTCATTCTTGCACCCAACTCTAACCCTTTCCTTATCATTTTTAATCCAAACCAACTCCCTCCACTCAGCAATAAACAAATCCTTCACAACTTCCTTGAACCTCTCGATTGTAGCAAATCTTGTACCTAGCTCAAATCTGCCTTCTCCAAACCCATAGTGTTCATCAAACTCAGGCCAGTGTGGTTTGTTCCCTTCATCCTCTGATGAGACAGGAGTATGCAGCTCTTCAGACTCATACTCAAACACAATGTCCTCATTATCAGTGTCGACATCACTGACATAATCTGCAACGGCTGGCCTCATGCTGGGCTCCCTAACAGGCCTAGATCTGTTGGGCTGGCTTCCAGGCCTACTAGTGCTGGGCTGTTTAGCAGGCCCAGTAGACCTTGAGGAACTTTCACCACCTGAGCCTACCCTTCTTGCTTTAAATCTCTGCCTTTTAAACTCATGGGTTGCTTGTTTTTTTGGCTTCTCATTGGGATCAACCCCTTTCCTCGACGATAGAGACACATGTTTCCTCTTCCCTTTGGCAGCTCTAACCCTTCTGccctcatcatcttcatcagTATCACTCCCACTTTCATAACCAGCTGGTGGTGGTTTATATAGCTCATCTTCATCACTGTCAGTGCTACCATCCGACTTCTCCATGTCATTTGGATCGGCTTCTTCCTCAACCTCAgcatttttctcaaaatcatcATCTGCGATCTCAGGTTCGTCAACAGGATGGTCAAAAAAAACGTAAAACTCTTCAGTATCTTTGTTCCTCAACTTAGCCTGTCGCATTTGGTTGATCCCTGCGTCCCCCCTCAGTACATGCAACCCTGACTCCATATCTTTACTTTTTGGATCATATCAGTAAGCCTCCTTATAGGATTGATATCCTAGTCCTTTGAACATGGTGACCAGATCGCCGAAATTGACAAAATCCAAGTCCATCGGAGAAAACTTCTCAACTTGACCATTAAGATACACTATCTCACCGCTAGCCCCCGTGAGAAGTTACCCCCATGATGGAACACGGGAACACCAAAGACATCAACCATCTGcaaaatttttcaatccacAACAAAACAGAAAACCACCCCTTATTATCTAAATGTCCAAAATATCTCTAAACAACACATGGCAAATGACTAACCCCACAACTAATCACATATGACAATCAGTTACAATCCCTATTAGTCTCATCCTACAACATTGATAGCAAATAACGGCCATAAGCAGAACGATTGAACATCAATGTACTTACCCCTCTCTACGGCAGACGCAGGTATAACCACGGAGCTTCAATCTTGAACTCCTCCACGGAACTGCAACGACGACAAAGCGGAGACGAAGCGTTGTattttttggagggaaaagctTAGTAGTGCTAGGGCTTCTTGTAATTCTTTGTCACTCATATGGGCAGCTCTGGCATATTTCATAGCTCACACTCACCATTGCAAAACATTAACCCGAAACGACGTCGTGCGCGTGACCAAGGACTAAAATGTCCCATTACTTTCTCTACTGGCACCACGTCAGCCCCATTACTACCACCCTGAAGACACGTGCACATATCCACGCCACATAGGCGCCAGGTAAACAGAATCCGTTACGTCTTGGAATCCAAATTGAACGGAAGGACCGGTTTGTACGCCGTTTTCACTGGTGAGGGGTCGTTTTGTATTTTCCAATCTTGAGGAAGTTAAAAGTCCCAAATTTAAAAGGTCAGGAACGAATTTGTCCTTTACCCAAAGATTATCATTTATCATAATCAATTGATAGAGAAACAAAAGAGAAGTTTCTACACACTCGGCGCGCCTACTTACTCATACTGAGTCCAAAGTCCAAACACAACTCCCCTTACATTGTCCGAGTCACGACTCGCTCACCGTGAACCAAAAACTTGAAACTCGCCACTCTCGCCACTCGATTCAAACAACCGTAGAATCAAAATCTGAATATATCATTTAACACTAATCTAAAACTAATCTTGAATTAACAACACTCGTCCTTCGTTGCTAAAGTAATCTCGAATTCAAAAAAGAGCTAAAACATAAAATCTGAGAGAAATCAGTATACATAAAAGAATTTACAGAAGGTCGGCAATGAAAGTACACATGTATCGAGAATCTCCATCACTCGCAGAAAAAAATTAACCTAAAAACAGAATAAAGAGAGAAAAACGGAAGAAGCAGAGGCAGGAAAGAGGGAACTGAATCAGTGAACCGTCCTCGGATGAGAAGAAGTGAATGGAAGACTATGGAGGATGAGGAAGCGAACCCGCCGGGGAACAGGAGCTGAACGGAACACCTGCTCCACCACGCGAGCCAGCAACGCCGTATACTCCTCCAGCACCTCCGCGACGATCGCCACCAGTATCATCTCTCTAAATTCGGGTCGGGTCGATTTCGAATCCGGAATATTCAAAAGATATTAAATCACGCTCGCGTCTCGTCTCTTGTGTCACGATTTGATATTAACGATATCTCTCTGGATTTTAATATATAGCTGCTGGACCGGTTGACCGGTGTAGCCGGTATGGGCCAGTGGCACAATAACAGCGGCGCCAAACTTTCTCTCTCTGTGTGTCTCTTATccggaaaaacaaaaacaaaaagcgTAAGAAGGTAATGGTAGCCGGTTTCCAGTTTGAGGTAGATTCAGTGTGCTTGTGTTGTATTGTCTCTATTATggtcttttctcttttttcccgCAAATCTTATCCTCTCGCCTCCAATCATATTTGTTTTCCCTCCTCATGTCTTTATTTATTGCTTTTTATGTGTTCATTACTTCAttagcctttttctttttattttagaaaagttTAGAGgttattagaattttttatttttttattattaattagttattaatatttaaaaatataagataaaatatgttattagattattaaatttaaaaaattggattaaaaaaattaaattaattattaaataattataaaaaataataaattttaatatttttttagtattttttttttgtaaaataattttacaaaaaactAATCTTAACATTactaaaattacttaatttattcatttaatttctttctcAAGTTACAAAGTTACAAGAATCTTGTATTGATATATATGCTAACAAAATGTATTACTCAGTTACTATCATTTCATATGTTATACAAATATGTGGAAAAAAAGGTACAACAATAACTTTGTTTTACGTGTATATTATCTCTAAATCATTTAGAAATGCTTAATCCCCTTTTTTTAGTGATGTGATGTTGCTGTTAGCTGCGTTGTGCCACGTTGACGGCTAATCATCTTTCAAATTATAATGAGTTgattatttgtattttagttTATCACGATTCGTGATTCATCATCATGGCTATTGGCTAGGACCACCAGTTGGCGAGTGTGCATTACATTATATATTAGCAATTTTGCTTGATTTTGGTAATAAGAATCCCAAGAGATTATGGTATTTACTATTTAAGATAAATGTTACTTTTGTAAATAAGAGACGAAAATGGAAACAGACAACTTCTGTATATTATTAAGTGTCAGGATCTTATTAGTGAGTAGTGACTTAGGCATACCGGCGTTAAAATGGGCTAAAGTCATTAGGGTCagtttatttatctatttaaataggtaaattttttttaaaaaattaaatccgtTTAAATTGTGGGTTAAATGAGTTGAATTcgattaattcaaaaaaaatgacaaattaaACAGATTAGTTTATGAATTAAACGGGTGAttcgttttttttatatttaaaaaaaataatatttttattcgaTATTTTTCTGATTCAATTCGAAAAGGACTCAtcatagtaaaaaatatttttttaaaagatttttaatttaaaagtaatttttttaaatatttttcaaaaaataaaataaaataataaacaaactGACCTATTTAATTTATCGTGCTAATCAGTTCGGACTAAAAAATTCTAATCTACAAATAAAACGAACTTAAATAAATTAGTCCATTTAATTCATAGACTGAGTTGAGTTAGCCCATTTGACACTTAGGCAGCACTACACGTGTTTGCATCAATCATGATGCATATCGGCATATGAATTGCCTAACTATATTTATATCCATCATTAAACATAATTGGAGtaataattgaataaaaaataaaccaatAATAACGGACAAAGTTTGTAAGTAGAAGAAAATCAAACTCAATCGGTACATTTtaataagttttattttatcctcTTCATAACGTAgatatcttcaattgttgagaatGATTTCCTTGCAccatttattatttatgataacCATAGTTTGCACTTTGCAGATGTAATTATTGACAATATAATGTTGCTGCTGGTTCTAGTAGTTTCATTGATCCATGATGTGTCGCATCATGTGAGGCTTGTCTAGACTCTAGACCCTTCTCTCTTCTCTgtgaggaaaagaaaaatatatataaaaaataataatgaattgCATCCAAGTGGTCCCTGGCCTGTGCTTCATGGTTGAACTCGATAGgagattaaattaattaaattatgatttgTACACAAAAATAATTTCGTACATTTTAATTAAAGTTATTGGTTTAGGTGTTATAGACAAAAATACAActgtgacaaaaataaaaaataaaactataatATATGGGATGAATAAATGACTATTTGTACCCATGAGAGATGAAAACGCTgacatttgtacccatgaaaaCTCGAAACTAATCTTGTACCCAAccattcatcttcatcttcatcttcttcaccatcaccatcaccatcaccataaCCTTCATCACCATCACCTCAGCACCGCCAAAGCCACCTCCCTTCACCACAACCTCCAGCGACAAAAACACATGACATACACACTAACAGAGGAAATAAGAGAGCAAGGAGGAAGAGAGCAGAAAAACAAGAGATTCAGAGAGTGAGGAGAGAGCACGAGAAGAGATCCGAGAGAGGGGGTATCGCGCCATCACCAGCCACCATCGCGCACCACCACCATCGCGCACCACCACCGTCGCGAGCCAGAGACGCCGCAAGGGAGAAGAGGAGCCGTCGTGCTCCGCCACTGTCCAGCCACCATCGAGCTAGGGCCGCCATCGCGCCTCACTATGCGTCACTGTCGAGCTTCGAAAAGGGAGAGAAAGTGCgcgaagatgagagagagagagggaaagcCGATCTGTCACCACCGCCACACCCAGTCGCCGTCATCATCACGGGAGCTCGTTGCCGTCACTAGCGGGAGTCGCCGCCGCTGTCGCCGAAACCACTGTCTCCGTTTGTTGCTCAGCCTTGTCTCTGTTTCTGATTCCTCTCTTGTGTGCTGAAATCGCTGCTGCTGTGGTGGTGGCCGTGGGGTTGTTTGTGCTTAAACGAAGCTAATACTGCTGCCGCTCCATTCCTCTGTTCTTTTCAAGTTTTAGTAAGTTATCCTTGTTCCAAAACCCTCATTGTTACCGTTCTATTTTCATGGTTGATTGAGAATTTTGAGACATTATTGCATTAGGGTTATGTCAATACCTTTGCAAGTTGTTCGATGGCATTGTTGTTGCGGGAAGCTGTTGGTGCGGCTAATGCCGCTACTGCTGCTGATTCGATTTAAAATCGTTGTCGCCGGAGGTTGTGGTGAAGGGAGGTGGCTGTGGCAGTGCTGAGGTGATGGTGATGGAGGTTAGGGTTTGGGAGTGCCACGTAGGTTCGGAAACCCACGAACCAAGCTCAGATCCAAGCCAGGGCACTTTTGTCACACGGACAGCATCTATCATGGGTACAAGATTAGTTTCGAgctttcatgggtacaaatgtcAGCGTTTTCATCTCTCATGGGTATAAATGGTCATTTATTCTATATGGGATATAGGGTTTGTTTAGgtgagatttttttttgaattatctttttttaaaagattttatgaaaaaataaaagtaattttatgtttgggtattttatacaaaaagatttttttatttattaattatgtttggatataataatataaaaataattttttatttatttattacataaaaaatatccttttttttaatttttttgaaaaaagatgtaaattacattttttcaaaaaaaatattttttaaatttttttagtacttttatttttattactcaaaatttgtcaaatacattaaaaaataa harbors:
- the LOC107468143 gene encoding uncharacterized protein LOC107468143, encoding MILVAIVAEVLEEYTALLARVVEQVFRSAPVPRRVRFLILHSLPFTSSHPRTVH